ATCTGTGTAAGTGTATATAAATAATGCAACACCAATCCCATGAACATCATCAACATCAACAGTCTTAGAAACACCTACTATTACTATAGTATTACTATTTTTTGTCTGTGAATCTTACTTGTAAATTGGAAATGAAGATGAATTTTTTTGTTCTGATATTTAGTGGGCTTCTTCTCAATCTGGTCACATCACAAATTACTCCATCTGGTAGGAGTACTTGATTTAAGACAGAGAAAACACCATTGCTTATTTTTGTATTAACATTTTTCATACTCACAAgtgaaaataaatatattaaaatgtCATTTGTAAGAGGCATGGTTAACACACCACCTTTTCTTTTCTTAGCCCAAGTAAGAGTTTTCTTTTTCTATGAGAAATAAGAGCTTTTTAACAGGAACAAATAGATGTTTAATTTCTACTTTCTTTTAGTATCATTTTGTGTATTCTTTTTGTCCCGGAGAATTTGTTGTTTCCATATTTTTGAGGGTTCCTCATGTATTATATCTTATCAATGTTTTTTGTAGGACAAAATGACAAATATATTGTTATATTTTTTGTGTTGCAGCCTCAATTGGTGTGAATTTCGGAACGCTAGGAGACAATCTCCCATATCCCCAAGATGTAAAAAATCTTTACGGAAGATGTAAGATCCAGCAAATGAGACTTTTTGAACCAAACCAGGACATACTTGAAGCCCTGCGCAATTCAGGCCTTTCGGTTTGCCTAGGAGTGGTGAACAATGACATCCCAGGCCTGTCGAATTTCAACGATCCCCAGGCTTGTATTGATTGGCTTAATACCAATGTGGTTCCATATAAAGACGACGTTACATTTAAATACATAACCATGGGGAATGAAGTTATCCCTGGACCATTAGCTCAGTACGTTCCAGCGGCCATCAACAATATGCACAATGCTCTTAATTCCCTTGGTTTATCCAAGATTATGGTAACAACTGTCGTCCCTGGCAATGTTCTACAAACTTCTTATCCTCCCTCAGCAGGAGCATTTTCAGCCGATAGTTTACCAATAATGGGTGATATTATTTCATTTTTGTATGGAAATGGTATACCACTTATGGTGAATGTGTATCCCTACTTTTCTTATGCTGCGGACCCTGTTAGTATTTCACTTGAATATGCAACATTTCAATCCAAAACCCCTGTTGTGGTGGATGGGCAGTTTCAGTATTACAATCTTTTCGACGCTAGTGTTGATGCCTTTCATGCGGCAATAGAGAAGGTAAATGCAGGTAATATATCAGTTGCTATATCAGAGACAGGCTGGCCAACTGCAGGGAATGATCCTTATGCTAGCAAGGACAATGCACAAACTTACAATACTAATCTTGTCAACCATGTCACCAACAATGGGACTCCAAGGAGACCCGGGAAGATTATGTATACTTTTATTTTTGCAATGTTTAATGAAGATCAAAAGCCTCAAGGTGTGGAGCAGAACTTTGGATTGTTCTATCCCAATATGGACACTGTTTATCCCTTATTTTCCTGTTAAATTCGAGTGTATATTCAGAATTTAATTTGCAAAATATAATTATGGGAATGAATTATTGCTTATGGTCTTTTGTTTCTTTTCATCTTTTACAAACTTTTAAATTTGTTGCTTATGATATCACGATATGTAGCCTACTTAGACTTTTTCAATTATCGGGGGACTTTTAAAATTGTTGTTAGATTTTAACTTTGCCACAGAGTTTTTCGGATTTGATGTACAACTCAACATACAATTTTGGTTATCTCACAAGAATTTTTTAAAGTATCATCTAACTTGACTCCATTTcaaaatatgtaaaaaaataGTAAGAAAATCTAGTTTGAGGTTTTTCAATAccttattttttttaatatcaCCAGATTTTTAGTGAATTATTTGACTTTTTCAATATTATcagattttaattaattattttagatCTCATTTGAATATCCCAAGATTTTAAGGAATTTTTAAAAATCGTGATTGAATACTTCAAAAAAATTGAAAGATTTTATAAAAGCCGAATTGAATGCTATCAGATTTTTTATGAATTATGGAAAATTTAATTAAACTCCCTTATATTTTTCTAATTCAAATAAatctttttttaaattttaataaatatacCAAGACTCGTTTG
This genomic interval from Apium graveolens cultivar Ventura chromosome 8, ASM990537v1, whole genome shotgun sequence contains the following:
- the LOC141679940 gene encoding glucan endo-1,3-beta-glucosidase-like, encoding MKMNFFVLIFSGLLLNLVTSQITPSASIGVNFGTLGDNLPYPQDVKNLYGRCKIQQMRLFEPNQDILEALRNSGLSVCLGVVNNDIPGLSNFNDPQACIDWLNTNVVPYKDDVTFKYITMGNEVIPGPLAQYVPAAINNMHNALNSLGLSKIMVTTVVPGNVLQTSYPPSAGAFSADSLPIMGDIISFLYGNGIPLMVNVYPYFSYAADPVSISLEYATFQSKTPVVVDGQFQYYNLFDASVDAFHAAIEKVNAGNISVAISETGWPTAGNDPYASKDNAQTYNTNLVNHVTNNGTPRRPGKIMYTFIFAMFNEDQKPQGVEQNFGLFYPNMDTVYPLFSC